One genomic segment of Nitrososphaerota archaeon includes these proteins:
- a CDS encoding VOC family protein, translated as MKGKVNHYELPAKDVKRAQSFYKDVFEWQINEMPQLNYTLLGGAMTDKDGRVTEVGAINGGMMERKEPFTAPIVTITVEDIDWALKEVEKHGGKAMGAKQEIPSMGWSAYFWDPEGNLMGLFQSTGQM; from the coding sequence TTGAAAGGAAAGGTCAACCACTACGAACTGCCAGCAAAGGACGTGAAACGCGCCCAATCTTTCTACAAGGACGTGTTCGAATGGCAGATCAACGAAATGCCCCAGCTGAACTACACGCTTCTGGGAGGCGCCATGACTGACAAGGACGGCAGGGTCACTGAGGTCGGAGCCATCAACGGAGGAATGATGGAACGCAAGGAACCCTTCACGGCCCCAATCGTAACCATAACGGTTGAGGACATCGACTGGGCGCTCAAGGAGGTGGAGAAGCATGGAGGCAAGGCAATGGGGGCGAAACAAGAGATCCCCAGCATGGGTTGGTCGGCGTACTTCTGGGACCCTGAGGGAAACCTCATGGGCCTCTTCCAAAGTACAGGACAGATGTAG